In Euwallacea similis isolate ESF13 chromosome 5, ESF131.1, whole genome shotgun sequence, a single window of DNA contains:
- the LOC136409305 gene encoding ubiquitin-protein ligase E3B, producing the protein MFHKAENAKGCFLEQTKAAREERALEKRREEAIIIIQANVRGWLARVKFTTQILQDFDNQVPDLSEQHTKQDFKHALDVYQQGLRLLIIWQKDRDCERFAKFCRYIVASLDCDSPKFSYVGVALNKEHVIKWISHMNNVLWKCCEYLNRLKPELASDMKLIILFLHVLVSLTSTNTWVVLKNKNMEVLRSGMNQLCANLMGQLFHKGFYLVLKNLLLKGLGRIKIALKSVSISAVLTLALRPLVSANFSDKFMTIFLINILSVPGLIYHLQTLSPETISTLQQHKLFTRSFELLSSQQSMRIVFNTLEGSYALCLLANLIQMGYIERKLALKDLCFPTFTVVVTGLLESCQNYVVSKQSALTHWHPVLGWFAQPMDPGLHAAIPHIKVQLHLLWHVEVMQILLGNFLSELVQGVEPPQQLSPTQSSTFSGGNFLKKMLENRGPKTLTQKNYRSLGSPEVHRVVLICSLYYTALHTLTQLQLDILTGLCYQNTILYDLWLFLCSLGPHCGLKTFLDHLAFNTKCSAPEFQMLQLFADCMTHYITLLDDIEMYEKQKPFRLADFVAMSSFLNVFLYKAVTGNLFDIKSIQTNSLFQSLHTLLMVLYKRDCWRNYSHSGHWLIKEIKVSSFLVDLEKGRRAPQLLLQTMPHIIPHEDRVRLFRKYIGNEKTVLGLTESACASPQSTLITVHRNRIVEDGYRQLSTLSSQALKGVIRVRFINEYGLDEAGIDQDGVFKEFLEESVKKVFDPALNLFKATSEERLYPSPISNLQDNHLQLFEFTGKILGKAVYEGIVVDVPFASFFLSQVLGQTSQAMYSSVDELPSLDADLYRSLSYVKHYEDDVSELNLTFSVDEDHMGKVITHELVPGGKAVPVTKENIINYIYLMAHFRMHVQIKEQTAAFIKGFRSIVNPDWLSLFSTPELQRLISGDNIPLDLKDLRKNCQYYGGFHDSHRVIGWLWDILEKDFNDEERGMFLKFVTSCSKPPLLGFAHLEPPFSIRCVEVGDDEDTGDTIGSVFRGFFTIRKKDPQNRLPTSSTCFNLLKLPNYQKKNTLREKLMYAVHCNTGFELS; encoded by the exons atgtttcataagGCAGAAAACGCAAAAGGGTGCTTTTTAGAGCAAACAAAAGCAGCAAGAGAAGAGAGAGCCCTAGAGAAACGAAGAGAGGAGGCTATCATTATCATTCAGGCAAATGTTAGGGGATGGTTGGCCAGAGTTAAATTTACGACACAAATTCT ACAAGACTTTGATAATCAAGTGCCTGATTTATCAGAACAACACACAAAACAAGATTTCAAGCACGCATTAGATGTATATCAACAAGGTTTACGACTACTTATTATATGGCAAAAGGATAGAGATTGTGAAAGATTTGCCAAATTTTGCCGGTACATTGTAGCATCACTAGACTGTGATTCTCCAAAGTTCAGCTATGTTGGTGTAG CTTTAAACAAGGAGCATGTGATAAAATGGATCTCTCATATGAATAATGTATTGTGGAAATGCTGTGAATATTTAAACAGGCTGAAACCAGAACTTGCTAGTGACATGAAGttaattatattgtttttgcaTGTATTGGTCTCACTTACCAGTACAAATACCTGGGTAGTattgaagaataaaaatatggaAGTGTTGAGGAGTGGGATGAATCAGTTGTGTGCCAATCTGATGGGACAGTTGTTCCATAAAGggttttatttggttttaaag AATTTGCTGCTGAAAGGATTGGGAAGAATAAAAATCGCCCTCAAATCCGTTTCCATTTCCGCAGTTTTAACTTTGGCTTTACGGCCTTTGGTGTCTGCAAATTTTTCAGACAAATTtatgacaatatttttaatcaacatTCTTTCTGTTCCGGGACTCATTTATCACCTCCAAACACTCTCACCTGAG ACCATATCTACTTTGCAACAGCATAAACTCTTTACCAGAAGTTTTGAACTATTATCTAGTCAGCAATCTATGCGAATAGTGTTTAATACACTGGAAGGCAGCTACGCTCTATGTTTACTGGCGAATTTGATTCAAATGGGTTACATTGAGAGAAAGTTGGCATTAAAAGATCTATGTTTTCCAACTTTTACT GTAGTCGTAACAGGTTTACTAGAAAGTTGCCAAAATTACGTTGTCAGTAAACAATCTGCCTTAACCCATTGGCATCCAGTGCTGGGCTGGTTTGCCCAACCTATGGACCCAGGTTTACATGCTGCCATACCGCATATCAAAGTACAATTACATTTGTTGTGGCACGTGGAAGTTATGCAAATACTTTTAG GCAATTTCTTATCAGAGCTTGTTCAGGGAGTTGAGCCTCCGCAGCAATTAAGTCCCACACAATCTTCGACATTCAGCGGAGGCAACTTCCTTAAGAAAATGCTAGAAAACCGAGGCCCCAAAactttaacacaaaaaaactATCGATCTCTTGGCAGTCCCGAAGTCCATCGAGTTGTATTAATTTGTTCTTTATACTATACAGCGTTGCATACTTTGACACAACTGCAGTTAGATATTCTGACAG GTTTATGTTACCAAAATACAATATTGTACGATTTGTGGTTGTTTTTATGCTCACTTGGACCACACTGTGGATTAAAGACTTTTTTGGACCATTTGGCTTTCAACACAAAATGTTCAGCTCCGGAGTTTCAAATGTTGCAGTTGTTTGCGGATTGTATGACGCATTATATCac GTTGTTGGATGACATAGAGATGTACGAGAAACAGAAACCTTTCCGACTGGCTGATTTTGTAGCAATGtctagttttttaaatgtgtttttatatAAAGCCGTAACTGGAAATTTATTCG ATATAAAATCCATCCAAACAAACTCACTATTTCAATCCCTACACACTCTCTTGATGGTGCTTTACAAACGGGACTGTTGGCGAAATTACTCACACTCTGGGCATTGGCTGATAAAGGAAATCaaagtttcttcttttctgGTGGATTTGGAAAAGGGCAGGAGAGCGCCTCAGCTACTGTTGCAAACAATGCCACATATCATACCTCACGAGGACCGAGTGAGACTGTTTAGGAAGTATATTGGCAACGAGAAGACTGTTCTTGGATTAACTGAATCTGCGTGTGCTTCACCTCAGTCTACATTGATAACAGTTCATAG AAATCGAATAGTCGAAGACGGATACCGGCAACTTTCCACTCTCTCCTCACAAGCACTCAAAGGAGTAATCAGAGTTCGATTTATCAACGAATACGGATTAGACGAAGCTGGCATTGACCAAGATGGTGTTTTTAAGGAGTTCCTCGAAGAAAGCGTTAAAAAAGTATTCGACCCTGCccttaatttgtttaaagcTACTAGCGAAGAGAGATTATACCCTTCTCCAATCTCCAACCTTCAAGACAACCACTTACAACTCTTTGAATTTACGGGGAAGATTTTGGGAAAAGCCGTTTATGAGGGGATTGTTGTCGATGTTCCATTTGCCTCATTTTTTTTGAGTCAG gTTTTAGGTCAAACATCTCAAGCGATGTACAGCTCGGTTGACGAATTACCATCACTCGATGCAGATTTGTACAGAAGTCTTAGCTATGTGAAACATTACGAAGACGATGTTTCAGAGTTGAATTTGACTTTTAGTGTTGATGAAGATCATATGGGGAAAGTGATCACTCATGAATTGGTGCCAGGGGGAAAAGCAGTTCCAGTTACTAAGGAAAACAT CATAAACTACATTTACCTCATGGCACATTTCCGCATGCACGTCCAAATCAAAGAACAAACAGCTGCTTTCATCAAAGGCTTTCGCTCTATTGTTAACCCGGACTGGCTGAGCCTTTTTTCCACTCCGGAATTGCAACGTCTTATATCCGGAGATAACATACCTTTGGACTTGAAAGACTTACGGAAAAATTGTCAGTATTATGGAGGATTTCACGATTCCCACAGAGTAATCGGATGGTTGTGGGATATCTTGGAGAAGGATTTTAACGATGAGGAGCGGGGAATGTTTTTGAAA TTTGTTACAAGTTGCTCTAAACCACCATTATTGGGATTCGCTCATTTGGAACCACCGTTTTCTATAAGATGCGTAGAGGTTGGTGACGATGAAGATACGGGTGATACGATAG gtaGCGTTTTTCGTGGTTTCTTTACTATAAGAAAGAAGGATCCTCAAAACCGTCTTCCAACCTCTTCGACCTGTTTTAATCTGCTGAAGTTGccaaattaccaaaaaaagaaTACTCTTCGAGAAAAACTTATGTATGCAGTGCATTGCAATACCGGTTTCGAGTTATCTTAA